The genomic stretch ACACCGTCGCCCCCAGCATGGCATCTGTCCCCGTCAGGATCTCGTTCTGGTTGGAATCCAGTCCGAAAAATTTGACCTTGAGTCCGTCGACTGGGTGGACCACGGGCACCAGGGTGATTTTAGGGAAAGTCCTGGTGGCGAGCTCGAAGCGGCTGGTGCTGGCCAACTCGATGGCCAGTGCCTTGAGGAAGAGCTTGGCCAGGTGCTTGCCCAGACAGGTCCGTACGCCTCCTCCAAAGGGGAGGTAGTGGAACCTGCCATCCTTGTCTTCGCTTCGACCCTGCCCGAAGCGGTCGGGGTCGAAGGCATCCACGTCCTTGAAGACGGGGGCGGTGTCGTGGGTGTCCCGGATGCTGTACATGACGCTCCAGCCTTTGGGGATTTGGAAACCCtgcagagaagagggaaggggtgGAGAGAAAACCAGAGCAAGTCAACCCTACTGCAAAGGAAGAGGGAGCGGGAGAACAAGATAAAGCCATTttgctttgtctgctttttcccatttcctttggGTTTATGACTTGAGCGTGAtgcagaattaaaagaaaaccagagagCGCAGCGCAAAGGGCTGGGAGATGGGAATTCTGGGTTTATTCCTGCCTCTATCCCAGGGACCCGCCGGATGATCCGTtgctatttatttgctttgcgGTCGCTGGCAGGAGTCGCCTACCAGGAACCCCGCGGTGCTCGACTGCTGCCGGGCAAAGGGAAGCAGCTTTTCTCGCGCCTGTACCATGCCCCACGCGCCGGCCGGCCCTCCCCAGAGCATCCCATGGCTTTGCTCACATCCCGCCGCCTGTCAGCCCCACATGCCCAACACAGATGTCAGGGCCTGGGCGATGAGAAACAGGGTGGATTTATCATCCCCTGGGCACTTTAAAAGGTTTCCGACTCAAATCATTACATTAGTAGGATTTACAGTGACAAGCCAGGTCtcaggattttgttttgctagTAGGAAATTCCAGCCATTGCGGTGAGTAATCCGCCTGTCATCCAGCAGCCTCGAGATGCCCTTTGCAGTAAACCTTTCCCTTGTCACACCCCAGTTTAGTTTTTGGCGTCAAACATTGTCACGAGTTGCATCACGCCTGTCTCCTCTTTGACAGCCCGAGCGCATCCCTTCCCTGCCATGGGCCAGATCCCATCACCCTCCTCTGAATCTGGAACCATTCCACCTCCCATCACCAGGAGGACCTAATTTGTCCTCCCTGAGGTCTCATTTAAGCCAGGCTCAAGCAAGCTTTGCAACAAGGTGCAGAAGGCTGTTTTGGGGAGGTCACAGTGCAGCCGCACCCCGGAGAGACGGCAGTACTCACATCCAGCTCGAAGGTTTGCAGCACCGTCCGGTACCCCCCGGAGATGGGGGTGAAGAGGCGAAGCACCTCCTTGATGACACAGTCCAGGTAGTGgaggctgttgatgttgtcgAGCCGGAGGGAGCCCTCGCAGATGCAGCCGTTGTGGAGGATGCCCTTGCTGCGCAGCTCCTCCCGCATCTTCTCCAGGACCCGGGGGTGTTTGAGGAGCTGCATGATCAGAGAGGTGCTGGCGCTGGCGGTGGTGGCGTAGGCGGCGAAGATGAGCTCCAGGGTGCCATCCTGAAAgacaagagcagagccagggtAAGACACAGGGGATGGACAGACAGGCTGCCAGGGggcatttttttccccgagAGCTCTCCAGCCTGGTCACATCTAACTGCAAGGTCCCTCCTTGTGCAGGCACAGGTCTTGGACACCCACCACGGGGAGCTTCCCGCAGAGCCTTGGAGGATACTGAGGtccagacaggcaggagaaaaaacCCTGGGGATGGCTCTTGATAGCACATGAAGGACAAGTTATGCCATGACCCTGCTGCAGATAACAACCTGCCGAGGGCTCATTTGCCCTGCAAAGGAGGGGCCATAAAACTGGATGGGTCAAGGGGTGAAGCTGGTTAAGGCTGAAAGCTTCAGCAAACTAGTACAGTCTTTTGGTATTCCCTGGAAATGCTTTTTAGAAAGGGCTGAGCGTGATCTGCAAATAAATACGTCCCATAGGAAAGCAACTGGCTTGTTGGCACCATAATCCACCAGACCAGGATTCACCTGCAGCTCCAACAACACATTGTGTTCCCCCAGCTCTCACTGACCATCTCAGGTCTGCCCCAGAAAAATCCTCCTTACACCAGCCCACACTTTGCTCTTCGGGGAGCCCCTGCCCTGAGCACAGCAAGGACCAGGCGGCCATGGGGAAGTTCTTTACCTTCAGCTCCTGCATGGTGAGCTCCTTGCCATGCTCTTTGCCGCTCTCTATCAGGATGTCCAGCGCATCGGCATAGTCCTTGCCCTGTGTGTTCTGCAGTTTCTCCTGAATGGCTTTCTCCAGCCCCTTCTGCAGCGTCTCACGTGCCCGGATGCCCTGTGGAGCAGGAAGCCATCAGTCCACGCAGGACACAACACTAGCACCACCATCCCCAGCCTAGCATTCCCAGGAGCTGGAGATGTGCTCGGGACAACACGTCTAAGTAATACAACTGCAATTGCAGATGCTcaaagagaagaataaagatGCTGAAGTTGTtccccaggcaggaggagcaagCCCCGAGCCGGCAAGATTACAGGCAAGAGTAATCAGCACCTACGTGCAAATGATAGGTCTAATGTGGGAGCCCCAGTACTGCACCAGTTCACAAGCCCCTCGCTCACCCTGGGATGTACGACAGTCCCTGGGAAAATTGTCTCTCAAAGGAAAGTCAAAATCATCCGAAAGGATCCTCTTCCCGGGAATGTAATGGGCTTCCCGAGCAATTTTATCACCTGGTCTCAGTAAAGCAATTCCTCTCTGAGCGCAGCTGCACCGGGCTAACCTGCTGCTGCAAATGCTTCGGGGCTGCAAACCATTGGGCTCATTCACGTGGtgaaataacaataacaaaatttGCAGTGAGagtcacaaaaataaatgttaaaccCTGGAATTTCTTTTACTAAAATTCcccatgaaaaaaatatatttttttgtctatgttttttattatgttttcattttgcatcaTTCATCGAAAAATGAGAACAGTTCATGGAATTAGAAGGTCCACTGACCTGTTTCGCCCTGAGGGtcccacaaacaaacaaagaaaaaaccagcAGAGATGCCAGTtataagagaggaaaaattacCCATTAAATCGGGGCAAGTCCTGACTGCATTCTCCCTTGCATCGAACCACACAGTCCCGAGCACTCTAAAAACCTATGAATGGATCTCCCTTACCACTCTACCAAAATAGGAATTTGTAGCCCAAAACGGACCCACTGCTAGAGGTCAGAGGGTGAGAAGACATCCCACCGAGAACCTGTAGAGGTGGGGATTAGCCACCACCCCATTAATCCCAATAATTTGGTGTTACCGGCTGGTGGAGAAGTTAACCCAAATCTCTTACCCTCCTGTAGCCGCTGAAGGGCAGATCCACGGGCAAGGAGAAGACGTTCTCCACGAACTGCTGGTAGACGTCAAAGAGGCGGTTGAGCTCCTCATCAGGGATGCGGAAGCCCAGCAGGACACGGATGGCCATGCGGAAGGTGAGCTTCTGGGTCTCGTGGTAGACGTTGATGGACTCAGGGTTGCTGCTCCAGGCCCGAAGGGTGTCTTTGATCACCAGCTGGATCTTGGGGAGATAGCTCTCGAGCGCCTCATGGCTGAAGATTTTGGAGAAAACCTGCAAAAGAGAGTGAGCAGAGATTTCTACACAGCCCCAAAACCCTCACCTTTGTCTTCTCTAATGACCTGCTTCTGCCCACAGAAATGGACATCACAGGTCTCCTGCGCTGAGTAGAAGACTCGTCATCATCCAGAATTCATCATCCAGAATCACCGACTCCTAAAATAGCTGCCAAAAAGCGTCGATGGAGAAATATGAGCTGACAGATCCTCCGCAGGCTGATCCCCACCACAACCATCACAAACGACGGGCAATAACATGGTGCAAACCAGAGGCGGGAGGAAGCGCTTCACCCCGTGCACGGCAGGACGGATGGAGCCAGCTTTCCCACAGCTCCATGTCTCACGGCTCCCAGTTACATTCATCCCACGATTTGGATGCTACTAATACATCTCTTCCACGGGGATTCTCTAGTGTCTAACATTATGGTTGTGCACGCATGCAGACACACGCAAGCTTTTCTCTCAATAGGAAGAATGGGCAGTTTCTCCCACCTATCAACCACCCTTTGTTAATATATGTAAACaattaagtaaaataattaatttgagGCACTTAGGAGCTCTGTGAAATCTGGCTGAACTTAGACAGGGGTTcaaggggggaagagaggcatACACATACCCAGAGGCTGCGATCGCACACAGCTCGTTTCCTTGGGAAACCGGGCAAAAAACCTGATGTCAGTAGACAGTATTAATTTAAGCTCTGTGAGTAAACACTGCGCGGGAGTGGGCCTCCCCAGGTTTCCGATGCTAACGGCTCCTTACTCCAATTTGGGCCAGGGCCCGCACGTTGTGCGAGGAGCTCAGCAATGCCAGGAATGTCCCTTCAGCCCTCCCCGGCGCAGCCCACAGCACACGCTTTCATTCGGCATCCCTGCCGCATCCCTCCCAGAGTGCACCGGAGGAAAAagtgctgtttgtttattttttattaaccTACACACACAGGGCAGCACGCACACACGCACCACCACATGCCAGGCCTccaggaaaatcaaattagaacAGGCTCCCAAGGAGGGAGCTGCAAACCTGCGTAGCCTTCACCGGTGGCCAGTTCCCGGGGGGGCTCAGTGCGCGGTGGGGGAGCTGCAAAGTTATCAGACCAACaagaggagagaaataaaagccGCCCCCTCTTTCCATGAGCGCTGGACTCGCTGGAGCTGTAAATGTGAGAATTTCCTCCGCAGTCAGCACTCAAAGGGAAAGGTAACATTTTCCTGGCTGCGACCCCTCATTGCTAATGCACATCGTTCGCTGGGAGTTTGTTTGGTGAAATAACACCTCTGTCCCCTCGCAGCCCCGGGCAGGAGGCTCGACAAGAGCCGCTTCATAACGAGCTGCACTCGGGCTGAGCCCCGAGTAAAACTCATCACACAATACATGGTGGGTCAGAGCTTGGAGGCTTCCTGTGGAAATACCGGCATGCAAAAGGGATGGTAGGAGGAGGGCTAGGAGAGAAAATGCAAGCAGACCAAGGGATAGATCTGCCTGCAGACAGACAGCCGTCCCCGGATGGCTACGCAGACCAGAGGCATGAATGAACGGAGCGGAGGAATGAATGAACGAACAGCGGGGCTGTGGCGAGATCACAGAGAGGGCGCTAGATGGTGCGGCGGCTGCTTTCTGCGCCTCTCCATGCTTCACAAGCTATTTTTAAGCCTGGAAAGGGCAGCGATGCTCAGGCAGACCTGCCTGTgtgaggcggggggggaaagcagctgctcggaaaagaaaagctggaggGGCTAAAGCTGAGCTCCTTGGCTGCCTGGGGGAGGTACGAAGGGAGCTGGGAAAGGGCCTGTTCCTAGTGGCCATGAGCAGGACACCAGGCTTTGATGCAGTGCcggctggaggagagctggcagccaggagctgctcaACCGGGATGGGACAGGACCTCCTGAGTGGGACC from Gavia stellata isolate bGavSte3 chromosome 5, bGavSte3.hap2, whole genome shotgun sequence encodes the following:
- the LOC104253576 gene encoding cytochrome P450 26B1 isoform X1, with amino-acid sequence MLFAGFDLLSALATLAACLVSLTLLLAVSQQLWQLRWAATRDKTCKLPIPKGSMGFPLVGETFHWLLQGSCFQSSRREKYGNVFKTHLLGRPLVRVTGAENVRKILMGEHHLVSTEWPRSTRMLLGPNTVANSIGDIHRHKRKVFSKIFSHEALESYLPKIQLVIKDTLRAWSSNPESINVYHETQKLTFRMAIRVLLGFRIPDEELNRLFDVYQQFVENVFSLPVDLPFSGYRRGIRARETLQKGLEKAIQEKLQNTQGKDYADALDILIESGKEHGKELTMQELKDGTLELIFAAYATTASASTSLIMQLLKHPRVLEKMREELRSKGILHNGCICEGSLRLDNINSLHYLDCVIKEVLRLFTPISGGYRTVLQTFELDGFQIPKGWSVMYSIRDTHDTAPVFKDVDAFDPDRFGQGRSEDKDGRFHYLPFGGGVRTCLGKHLAKLFLKALAIELASTSRFELATRTFPKITLVPVVHPVDGLKVKFFGLDSNQNEILTGTDAMLGATV
- the LOC104253576 gene encoding cytochrome P450 26B1 isoform X2; the encoded protein is MLFAGFDLLSALATLAACLVSLTLLLAVSQQLWQLRWAATRDKTCKLPIPKGSMGFPLVGETFHWLLQVFSKIFSHEALESYLPKIQLVIKDTLRAWSSNPESINVYHETQKLTFRMAIRVLLGFRIPDEELNRLFDVYQQFVENVFSLPVDLPFSGYRRGIRARETLQKGLEKAIQEKLQNTQGKDYADALDILIESGKEHGKELTMQELKDGTLELIFAAYATTASASTSLIMQLLKHPRVLEKMREELRSKGILHNGCICEGSLRLDNINSLHYLDCVIKEVLRLFTPISGGYRTVLQTFELDGFQIPKGWSVMYSIRDTHDTAPVFKDVDAFDPDRFGQGRSEDKDGRFHYLPFGGGVRTCLGKHLAKLFLKALAIELASTSRFELATRTFPKITLVPVVHPVDGLKVKFFGLDSNQNEILTGTDAMLGATV